The following coding sequences lie in one Nakaseomyces glabratus chromosome K, complete sequence genomic window:
- the DPI35 gene encoding Dpi35p (CAGL0K03839g~Ortholog(s) have cytosol, nucleus localization) produces MVFPKKIPIQNWNSKISLRTPKLITFDAYNTLYATVLPVMEQYSNVASIYGVKVDPQELSANFPSVYSKLKLEHPNYGKNTGISAKQWWQIMITEVFKPIKLSDDVVEAILDRFGSCEAFFVYPDLIALLKGIRQKYPDVIFGVISNADPYAGDVIKSFGLDKYFDGNIYLSYDVGFSKPDQKIYEYALDDILNRFPDLIKNCSKEEFKQFCWHIGDEKINDMEGPAKTGLVGILIDRVNKYGYFDGSFADIKHDLDMHKIDNNSLESWEIGIKQTDTFQVSDREYVISNLRTLATILDVQVNE; encoded by the coding sequence ATGGTTTTTCCTAAGAAGATTCCAATTCAGAATTGGAACAGCAAAATTAGTCTACGCACGCCTAAGCTGATAACTTTTGATGCTTATAATACTTTGTATGCAACTGTTTTGCCAGTAATGGAACAGTACAGTAATGTTGCTTCGATATATGGGGTGAAAGTGGATCCACAAGAGCTATCTGCCAACTTTCCATCAGTGTATTCGAAATTGAAACTGGAACACCCTAATTATGGTAAGAATACTGGTATATCGGCTAAGCAATGGTGGCAAATAATGATCACAGAAGTATTCAAGCCTATTAAATTATCAGATGATGTAGTAGAAGCAATATTGGATCGTTTTGGTAGCTGTGAAGCCTTTTTTGTATATCCTGATTTAATTGCTCTATTGAAGGGAATTCGCCAAAAATATCCTGATGTCATATTCGGTGTCATCAGCAATGCGGACCCTTACGCCGGGGATGTTATTAAGAGCTTTGGATTGgataaatattttgatggcaatatatatttgtctTATGATGTTGGTTTTAGTAAGCCTGATCAGAAAATATACGAGTACGCCTTGGATGATATATTAAACCGGTTTCCAgatttaataaaaaactgTAGTAAAGAAGAATTTAAGCAATTTTGTTGGCACATTGGTGATGAAAAGATTAATGATATGGAAGGACCTGCCAAAACTGGCTTGGTTGGTATTTTGATTGATAGAGTAAATAAATATGGCTACTTTGATGGTAGCTTTGCGGATATAAAACATGATTTAGATATGCACAAAATTGACAATAACTCTCTAGAATCTTGGGAAATAGGAATCAAGCAAACAGATACTTTCCAGGTCTCTGATAGGGAGTATGTTATCTCCAATCTAAGAACGTTGGCGACCATCCTTGATGTTCAGGTAAATGAGTAA
- the RRB1 gene encoding ribosome biosynthesis protein RRB1 (CAGL0K03861g~Ortholog(s) have unfolded protein binding activity, role in ribosome biogenesis and cytosol, nucleolus localization), which produces MSKRSLDSSADERVVSARTGSQSVPKSYSTADGEQISDSGMIEDLSDNFESDEDIIEIDGEDDEDEDEITDESAFLQKKEAKAKETIEKDNQQEKGGEELYLPHMSRPLGPDEVLEADPTVYEMLHNVNMPWPCLSLDIIPDTLGSERRNYPQSILMTTATQASKKKENELMVLSLSNLTKTLLKDEEEEEEEEDDDDVEPIIENENIALRDTTNRIKVSPFASQSQEVLTATMSENGEVYIFDIGAQAKCFNSPGYQIPKQSKRPVHTIRNHGNVEGYGLDWSPLIKSGALLSGDCSGQIYLTQRHTSKWVTDKQAYSVGNNKSIEDIQWSKTESTVFATAGCDGYIRVWDTRSKKHKPAISVKASNTDVNVISWNEKIGYLLASGDDNGSWGVWDLRQFTPDNAANIQPVAQYNFHKGAITSIAFNPLEESIVAVGSEDNTVTLWDLSVEADDEEIKQQTEETKELKEIPPQLLFVHWQKEIKDVKWHKQIPGCLVSTGTDGLNIWKTISV; this is translated from the coding sequence ATGTCTAAAAGAAGTTTAGATTCCTCTGCTGATGAGAGAGTTGTTTCCGCAAGGACCGGCAGCCAATCAGTTCCCAAGTCCTATTCTACTGCTGATGGGGAGCAGATATCAGATAGTGGTATGATAGAAGATTTGAGTGATAACTTCGAAAGCGATGAGGatataattgaaattgatggtgaagatgacgaagatgaagacgaaATTACTGATGAGAGTGCGTTTCtgcaaaagaaagaagccAAGGCTAAAGAAACAATTGAGAAGGACAATCAACAAGAAAAAGGTGGAGAAGAACTTTATTTACCTCATATGTCGAGACCATTAGGTCCTGATGAAGTTTTAGAAGCCGACCCAACAGTATACGAGATGCTTCATAATGTGAATATGCCCTGGCCATGTTTATCTTTAGATATTATTCCTGATACATTGGGTTCAGAACGTAGAAACTATCCTCAATCTATTTTAATGACAACTGCCACTCAAGCTTctaagaagaaggaaaatgAACTGATGGTTTTAAGTCTATCTAACCTAACTAAAACATTACtaaaagatgaagaagaggaagaagaagaagaagacgacGACGATGTTGAACCAATCATcgaaaatgaaaacattGCATTAAGGGATACAACAAATAGAATCAAGGTGTCTCCATTCGCATCACAATCACAAGAGGTGTTGACTGCAACCATGTCCGAAAATGGTGAGGTCTACATATTTGATATAGGTGCACAAGCAAAATGCTTCAATAGTCCTGGCTACCAAATTCCAAAACAATCAAAAAGGCCCGTTCACACTATCAGAAACCACGGTAATGTTGAAGGCTATGGTCTTGATTGGTCACCTCTGATTAAGTCTGGTGCTCTTCTATCAGGTGATTGTTCCGGTCAGATCTATTTAACCCAGAGACATACATCAAAATGGGTCACCGATAAGCAAGCATACAGTGTCGGTAACAACAAATCAATAGAAGATATTCAGTGGTCAAAAACCGAATCTACTGTTTTTGCAACTGCAGGATGTGACGGTTACATAAGAGTTTGGGACACCAGATCTAAAAAACATAAACCGGCTATTTCAGTCAAGGCTTCAAATACTGATGTCAATGTCATCAGTTGGAATGAAAAAATCGGTTACCTGTTGGCAAGTGGTGATGATAATGGCTCTTGGGGTGTCTGGGATCTAAGGCAATTTACACCTGATAATGCTGCTAACATACAACCAGTTGCTCAATACAACTTCCACAAGGGTGCTATTACATCGATTGCTTTCAATCCACTCGAAGAGTCCATTGTAGCTGTAGGATCAGAAGACAATACTGTTACTTTATGGGATCTTTCTGTTGAAGCAGATGACGAAGAGATTAAACAACAGACCGAAGAAACTAAAGAGTTGAAGGAAATTCCTCCACAGCTGTTGTTTGTACATTGGCAGAAGGAGATAAAGGATGTGAAATGGCACAAACAAATTCCAGGTTGTCTAGTAAGTACTGGTACAGATGGTCTAAATATATGGAAGACCATCAGTGTTTGA